From a region of the Microbacterium sp. nov. GSS16 genome:
- a CDS encoding cytochrome c oxidase assembly protein → MNPYRLAGLAIIVVSGAAGLIAALLVGGGAVPPKLLDPGPIVMWGLPAVKLVANLGAAAMLGSLVLALFGLRAGTRPFELAIDTASVGAAVFTIGSGVTAFLTFMAAFNPKLTADRGFGEQFGRYLLELPLGQAWLITTLMGAVITLLLFGWRSWTGTMLTAVLAAASFLPMATQGHSGDVAGHTVAVNAILLHTIGAAVWVGGLLLLVILRQVDSAPQSKTPKTDARIDLPVLVARYSSLALAAFAVVAFSGVARTVVALGEWSELLSPYGLIVIAKAVALVGLGLFGAWYRRRLIPNLAGTRQKRAFWSLILGELALMGIASGAAAALARTPPPLGEQAPALQTPAQRLTREPLPPELTLDRWFTSFDLDVLWIAAVGFGVFLYIVGIVRLRRRGDAWPVHRTIFWMLGLSLLLWVTSGPINAYQDYLFSVHMAGHMLLSMAIPVLLVAGAPITLALRSIHKRDDGTRGGREWILWAVHSPYSRFITHPFVAAGIFAVSLWAFYFTDLVRWAMYDHLGHEWMIIHFLISGYLFAMTLIGVDPIPYRLPYAGRLITLIAVMATHAFFGMAIMMQSGLFVAEWFGAMGRTWGPTPMEDQYIGGGIAWSVGEIPTLILAVTVAIQWSRSDVRLQRRRDRHADRTGDAELEEYNARLARMAERDSVR, encoded by the coding sequence GTGAACCCGTACCGTCTCGCTGGCCTGGCGATCATCGTCGTCAGCGGGGCCGCCGGCCTCATCGCCGCCCTGCTCGTCGGCGGCGGCGCGGTGCCTCCGAAGCTGCTCGATCCGGGGCCCATCGTCATGTGGGGCCTGCCGGCCGTGAAGCTCGTCGCCAACCTCGGCGCCGCAGCGATGCTGGGCTCACTCGTGCTCGCGCTGTTCGGCCTGCGCGCGGGCACCCGTCCGTTCGAGCTCGCGATCGACACGGCATCCGTGGGAGCTGCCGTTTTCACGATCGGGTCGGGGGTCACCGCCTTCCTCACGTTCATGGCGGCATTCAACCCGAAGCTCACCGCCGATCGCGGCTTCGGCGAGCAGTTCGGCCGCTATCTGCTCGAGCTGCCCCTCGGGCAGGCCTGGCTGATCACCACGCTGATGGGCGCCGTGATCACCCTGCTGCTGTTCGGATGGCGCAGCTGGACCGGCACGATGCTCACGGCGGTGCTCGCCGCCGCATCGTTCCTGCCCATGGCCACGCAGGGTCACTCGGGTGACGTCGCCGGTCACACCGTCGCCGTGAACGCGATCCTGCTGCACACGATCGGCGCGGCGGTGTGGGTGGGCGGTCTGCTGCTGCTCGTGATCCTCCGGCAGGTCGACAGTGCCCCTCAGTCGAAGACGCCGAAGACGGATGCCCGGATCGACCTCCCCGTGCTCGTCGCGCGCTACTCGTCTCTCGCGCTCGCGGCGTTCGCTGTCGTGGCGTTCTCGGGCGTCGCGCGCACGGTCGTCGCGCTGGGGGAGTGGAGCGAGCTGCTCTCGCCGTACGGCCTGATCGTCATCGCCAAGGCGGTCGCCCTCGTCGGCCTCGGCCTGTTCGGCGCCTGGTACCGCCGCCGGCTCATCCCGAATCTCGCCGGCACGCGCCAGAAGCGCGCATTCTGGTCGCTGATCCTCGGCGAGCTCGCGCTGATGGGCATCGCCTCAGGTGCCGCCGCCGCCCTCGCCCGCACGCCTCCGCCGCTCGGCGAGCAGGCCCCGGCGTTGCAGACGCCGGCGCAGCGGCTCACCCGGGAGCCGCTGCCGCCCGAGCTGACCCTCGATCGCTGGTTCACCTCGTTCGACCTCGACGTGCTGTGGATCGCCGCCGTCGGCTTCGGAGTCTTCCTCTACATCGTCGGGATCGTCCGGCTGCGCCGCCGGGGGGATGCCTGGCCGGTGCACCGCACGATCTTCTGGATGCTCGGCCTGTCGCTGCTGCTGTGGGTGACGAGCGGTCCGATCAACGCGTACCAGGACTACCTGTTCAGCGTGCACATGGCGGGGCACATGCTGCTCAGCATGGCGATCCCGGTGCTGCTCGTCGCTGGCGCCCCGATCACACTGGCGCTGCGCAGCATCCACAAGCGCGACGACGGCACCCGCGGCGGTCGGGAGTGGATCCTCTGGGCGGTGCATTCGCCGTACTCGCGGTTCATCACGCATCCCTTCGTCGCCGCCGGGATCTTCGCCGTGTCGCTGTGGGCGTTCTACTTCACCGACCTCGTGCGCTGGGCGATGTACGACCACCTCGGTCACGAGTGGATGATCATCCACTTCCTCATCTCGGGCTACCTCTTCGCGATGACCCTGATCGGCGTGGATCCGATCCCGTACCGACTGCCGTACGCGGGCCGGCTCATCACCCTGATCGCGGTGATGGCGACGCACGCGTTCTTCGGCATGGCGATCATGATGCAGTCGGGACTGTTCGTCGCCGAGTGGTTCGGAGCGATGGGTCGCACCTGGGGGCCGACGCCGATGGAGGATCAGTACATCGGCGGTGGCATCGCGTGGTCGGTCGGTGAGATCCCCACGCTGATCCTGGCGGTGACGGTCGCGATCCAGTGGTCGAGATCTGATGTCAGGCTGCAGCGTCGCCGTGACCGGCACGCCGACCGCACCGGGGACGCTGAGCTGGAGGAGTACAACGCGCGGCTCGCGCGCATGGCCGAGCGCGACAGCGTGCGCTGA
- a CDS encoding ATP-dependent DNA helicase, whose protein sequence is MSVALSEEQHALFRLIEDTDEHVFVTGRAGTGKSTLLQHFAWNTKKQIAICAPTGVAALNVEGQTIHSLFRLPIGLIAESEIEQSDATRRLLNAIETLVIDEISMVNADLMDAIDRSLRQARGKRGIPFGGVQIVMFGDPYQLAPVPPRGDELRYIQDHYRSFWFFDAKVWTGGRDDGGGMLDIGTYGAKLHVHELVHIHRQSDDGFKAMLNAVRYGRVTADIAGVLNEKGARTPPEPEPGEVPIITLATRNDIVNSINRRHLAALPGREQTAHAEVSGDFGRGEANYPADAELKLKVGAQVMFLRNDVSMQGEPPRWVNGSIGTVTRILGGTVRVEVDGDEFDVEPAVWERFRYAYNPGTKTLTREVAAEFTQFPLRLAWAVTIHKSQGKTYDRAVVDLGSGAFAPGQTYVALSRLTSLEGLYLSRPLRPSDIRVDEDVRRFMRESWEARQAERAGSAETNPKTEKGIRMP, encoded by the coding sequence GTGTCCGTCGCCCTCTCCGAAGAACAGCACGCGCTGTTCCGACTCATCGAGGACACCGACGAGCACGTCTTCGTGACGGGCCGCGCGGGCACGGGCAAGTCGACGCTGCTGCAGCACTTCGCGTGGAACACCAAGAAGCAGATCGCGATCTGCGCGCCGACCGGAGTCGCGGCACTGAATGTCGAGGGGCAGACGATCCACTCGCTGTTCCGCCTGCCGATCGGACTCATCGCCGAGAGCGAGATCGAGCAGTCCGACGCGACCCGGCGCCTGCTCAATGCCATCGAGACACTCGTCATCGATGAGATCTCGATGGTCAATGCCGACCTGATGGATGCCATCGACCGGTCTCTGCGGCAGGCGCGCGGCAAGCGCGGAATCCCGTTCGGAGGAGTGCAGATCGTCATGTTCGGCGATCCCTACCAGCTCGCGCCGGTGCCGCCCCGCGGCGACGAGCTGCGCTACATCCAGGATCACTACCGCTCGTTCTGGTTCTTCGATGCGAAGGTGTGGACCGGCGGACGGGACGACGGCGGCGGCATGCTCGACATCGGCACCTATGGGGCGAAGCTGCACGTGCACGAGCTGGTGCACATCCACCGTCAGTCCGACGACGGCTTCAAGGCGATGCTGAACGCCGTGCGCTACGGACGCGTCACCGCCGACATCGCCGGCGTGCTCAACGAGAAGGGCGCGCGAACCCCGCCCGAGCCCGAGCCGGGCGAAGTGCCCATTATCACGCTCGCGACGCGCAACGACATCGTGAACAGCATCAACCGGCGTCATCTCGCGGCGCTCCCCGGCCGCGAGCAGACCGCGCACGCCGAGGTCTCGGGCGACTTCGGGCGCGGCGAGGCGAACTATCCCGCTGACGCCGAGCTGAAGCTGAAGGTGGGCGCACAGGTGATGTTCCTGCGCAACGACGTCTCGATGCAGGGCGAGCCGCCACGGTGGGTGAACGGGTCGATCGGCACGGTGACGCGCATCCTCGGCGGCACCGTGCGGGTCGAGGTGGACGGCGACGAATTCGATGTCGAGCCGGCGGTGTGGGAGAGATTCCGCTACGCCTACAACCCGGGCACCAAGACCCTGACCCGCGAGGTCGCCGCGGAGTTCACGCAATTCCCGCTGCGTCTGGCCTGGGCAGTCACCATCCACAAGTCCCAGGGCAAGACGTATGACCGCGCGGTCGTCGATCTCGGTTCGGGCGCCTTCGCGCCAGGGCAGACGTACGTCGCACTCTCCCGACTCACCTCGCTCGAGGGGCTCTACCTCTCGCGGCCGCTGCGGCCGAGCGACATCCGCGTCGACGAGGACGTGCGCCGGTTCATGCGCGAATCGTGGGAGGCCCGTCAGGCCGAGAGAGCCGGAAGCGCCGAGACGAACCCGAAGACCGAAAAGGGCATCCGGATGCCGTGA
- a CDS encoding serine hydrolase domain-containing protein: MHLRSSRRVRAAVGGALALALALTGCTGSDSEFSYTPPAQVDATLPEDMTGQLQAAVEQAIAASGSSGAIVGVWVPWSGQWVAGLGTQGPEGAEVTADMSFRVADVTRLMTCDVLYGMADDGEVELDAPVPKYVSGVADLADITLLDLCNGTSGVGSSEAVVKPYWLNTPGREWAPMQLASFGLGTGRTPAHTEYRESDAGYLMLGMALERISGRSAAELIAKYVTTPLDLASTSLPSRESAEPTPSPALKGTFLPAAEGGGYDCAAPVDITKSSSSIGFTDSGVVSTITDLGRYAQAEARQALRPKNAEPARFGAPLPVSADAPTWYQATGGGYLVGSMVGQHGWVPGYATAAYSDPATGFTVAVTLNGSSAGGSMAGYLAWQLAAIASKAPAAEGQTAPEFGLPFTAEQYAQSIADAAICAPPAAE; encoded by the coding sequence ATGCATCTTCGTTCGTCGCGCCGCGTGCGCGCTGCCGTGGGCGGCGCGCTCGCCCTGGCCCTCGCACTGACCGGCTGCACCGGGTCGGATTCCGAGTTCAGCTACACGCCCCCCGCGCAGGTCGACGCGACACTGCCCGAAGACATGACCGGACAGCTGCAGGCCGCCGTCGAGCAGGCGATCGCCGCGAGCGGTTCGTCTGGCGCGATCGTCGGAGTCTGGGTGCCGTGGAGCGGCCAGTGGGTCGCCGGCCTGGGCACGCAGGGCCCGGAGGGCGCCGAGGTGACCGCCGACATGTCGTTCCGAGTCGCCGACGTGACGCGGCTGATGACCTGCGACGTGCTCTACGGCATGGCCGACGACGGCGAGGTCGAGCTCGACGCCCCGGTGCCCAAGTACGTCTCGGGTGTCGCCGACCTCGCCGACATCACGCTGCTCGACCTCTGCAACGGCACCAGCGGCGTCGGATCGTCCGAAGCCGTGGTGAAGCCATACTGGCTGAACACCCCGGGTCGGGAATGGGCGCCCATGCAGTTGGCGAGCTTCGGGCTGGGCACCGGACGCACTCCGGCGCACACCGAGTACCGCGAGTCCGATGCCGGATACCTCATGCTGGGCATGGCTCTGGAGCGCATCTCCGGACGCAGCGCGGCAGAGCTGATCGCGAAGTACGTCACCACGCCCCTCGATCTGGCCTCCACCTCGCTTCCGTCGCGCGAGTCGGCCGAGCCCACCCCCTCGCCCGCGCTCAAGGGCACCTTCCTGCCCGCAGCCGAAGGCGGCGGCTACGACTGCGCCGCGCCCGTCGACATCACGAAGAGCTCGTCGAGCATCGGCTTCACCGACTCGGGCGTGGTGTCGACCATCACCGATCTCGGACGCTACGCACAGGCCGAGGCACGTCAGGCGCTGCGGCCGAAGAACGCAGAACCGGCGCGCTTCGGCGCTCCCCTCCCGGTCAGCGCCGATGCGCCCACCTGGTACCAGGCGACGGGCGGCGGCTACCTCGTGGGGTCGATGGTCGGACAGCACGGCTGGGTGCCCGGCTACGCGACGGCGGCGTACTCCGACCCGGCCACGGGGTTCACCGTGGCGGTCACACTCAACGGCTCGTCCGCCGGCGGATCGATGGCGGGCTACCTCGCCTGGCAGCTCGCGGCGATCGCCTCGAAGGCCCCCGCGGCCGAGGGGCAGACCGCGCCGGAGTTCGGGCTGCCCTTCACGGCTGAGCAGTACGCGCAGAGCATCGCGGATGCTGCGATCTGCGCGCCGCCCGCCGCGGAGTGA
- a CDS encoding copper resistance CopC family protein, with product MFRIRTTIAAVAVATVAALAVAAPASAHDTIVSSTPAADSQLTAAPAEVVLTFSNTLLSLDENSGTAMTVIDESGEDWVAGPPVVAADTVTVPLAEGMPGGAYTVTWQVVSSDGHPTSGEYGFSLTLPEASAAPSATPSETAAAEPTDPPSDAAQPAQQSDDSMPWPLLIGLGVVLLAAIVTAIVIAVRRKR from the coding sequence ATGTTCCGCATCCGCACCACCATCGCAGCCGTCGCCGTGGCGACGGTCGCCGCACTCGCCGTCGCCGCGCCGGCGTCGGCTCACGACACCATCGTCTCGAGCACACCGGCAGCCGACTCGCAGCTGACCGCCGCGCCGGCCGAGGTCGTCCTCACCTTCTCGAACACCCTGCTGTCGCTCGACGAGAACAGCGGCACCGCCATGACCGTCATCGACGAATCCGGTGAGGACTGGGTCGCAGGGCCCCCCGTGGTCGCCGCCGACACCGTCACGGTTCCGCTGGCCGAGGGGATGCCGGGTGGCGCCTACACGGTGACCTGGCAGGTCGTCTCCAGCGACGGGCACCCGACGTCGGGGGAGTACGGGTTCTCGCTCACCCTCCCCGAGGCATCCGCCGCCCCGAGCGCCACCCCGAGCGAGACGGCCGCGGCAGAGCCGACCGACCCGCCCTCCGACGCGGCGCAGCCGGCGCAGCAGTCCGATGACTCGATGCCGTGGCCGCTGCTGATCGGACTCGGCGTGGTTCTGCTCGCCGCCATCGTCACGGCCATCGTGATCGCGGTGCGGCGCAAGCGCTGA
- the corA gene encoding magnesium/cobalt transporter CorA, producing the protein MAIVDNGIYVGGTRTANPDSIDETFELMRERGGMGWIGLYRPDADELQVVAAEFRLHELAVEDALRGHQRPKLEHYEDHLFVVLRPARYLDAEEEVEFGEVHVFVGRDFVVTVRHAEEPDLGHVRRRLENDPELLAHGPEAVLYAILDEVVDRYAPVLVGLENDIDEIENQLFVDDVDATQRIYELSREVLEFQRAAQPLTDIVGALLREGERRGADAELQRRLRDVHDHAIRVADRAATFRAVLENALTVESTIVARRQNEEMRRMTEESIRQGDQMKRISAWAAILFAPTLIGSIYGMNFRDMPELDWAYGYPLSIAAMAALGGALYLAFKRKGWL; encoded by the coding sequence ATGGCGATCGTCGACAACGGCATCTACGTCGGCGGCACGCGCACGGCGAACCCCGACAGCATCGACGAGACGTTCGAGCTGATGCGCGAGCGCGGCGGGATGGGCTGGATCGGCCTCTACCGACCGGACGCCGACGAGCTGCAGGTCGTCGCCGCTGAATTCCGACTGCACGAGCTCGCGGTCGAAGACGCCCTCCGCGGCCACCAGCGGCCCAAGCTCGAGCACTACGAGGACCACCTCTTCGTCGTGCTCCGTCCCGCCAGATACCTCGACGCCGAGGAGGAGGTGGAGTTCGGCGAGGTGCACGTGTTCGTCGGACGCGACTTCGTCGTCACCGTCCGGCACGCCGAGGAGCCAGACCTGGGGCATGTGCGTCGGCGCCTGGAGAACGACCCCGAGCTGCTCGCGCATGGGCCTGAGGCGGTGCTGTACGCGATCCTCGACGAGGTCGTCGACAGGTACGCGCCGGTTCTCGTCGGGCTCGAGAACGACATCGACGAGATCGAGAATCAGCTGTTCGTCGATGACGTCGACGCCACGCAGCGCATCTACGAGCTCTCCCGGGAGGTGCTCGAGTTCCAGCGCGCGGCGCAGCCGCTGACAGACATCGTCGGCGCCCTGCTGCGCGAGGGCGAGAGGCGCGGAGCGGATGCCGAGCTGCAGCGTCGCCTCCGAGACGTGCACGACCACGCGATCAGGGTCGCCGACCGGGCGGCCACGTTCCGGGCGGTGCTCGAGAACGCGCTCACCGTCGAGTCGACGATCGTGGCGCGCAGGCAGAACGAGGAGATGCGGCGGATGACCGAGGAGAGCATCCGCCAGGGCGACCAGATGAAGCGGATCTCGGCCTGGGCGGCGATCCTGTTCGCGCCGACGCTGATCGGCTCGATCTACGGCATGAACTTCCGCGACATGCCCGAACTGGACTGGGCGTACGGCTACCCGCTGTCCATCGCGGCGATGGCGGCGCTCGGCGGCGCCCTCTATCTCGCCTTCAAGCGCAAGGGCTGGCTGTAG
- a CDS encoding MalY/PatB family protein yields MSLADPAAMHPYDAITEADLRQAGSVKWTRFPDTIGTFIAEMDFGVAPAISDAVVDALQAGFTGYLPVPTARALQQAVADWYADRYGWAVPSDDVRLVADVIAAYEFAITTYTEPGAAVIVPTPAYMPFLDVPLRHGRRVIEVPSVEVDRRWTIDLEAVASAFADGGELLVLCNPHNPLGTVATREELLAIAQTVADAGGRVFSDEIHAPLVYEPARHIPYASVSDDAAAHTLTATSASKAWNLAGFKCAQLILSNDETRQAWDADGGWAGHGTATIGVIAQLAAYTGGAQWLAEMTEYLDGSRRLLADLVAEHLPDVRVTVPEGTYIALLDFRGTRLSAELGADADLGTWFRENAAVSMTDGALCGQAAIGCTRFVFATPRPIIREAVLRIAEALKA; encoded by the coding sequence ATGAGCCTCGCCGATCCCGCCGCCATGCACCCGTACGACGCGATCACCGAGGCCGATCTGCGGCAGGCGGGAAGCGTGAAGTGGACCCGCTTCCCCGACACCATCGGCACGTTCATCGCCGAGATGGACTTCGGCGTGGCCCCGGCGATCTCGGACGCCGTCGTCGATGCGCTGCAGGCCGGGTTCACCGGGTACCTGCCCGTGCCCACCGCCCGCGCTCTGCAGCAGGCGGTCGCCGACTGGTACGCCGACCGGTACGGCTGGGCGGTGCCGAGCGACGACGTGCGGCTGGTCGCCGACGTGATCGCGGCATACGAGTTCGCGATCACCACGTACACCGAGCCGGGAGCCGCGGTCATCGTGCCGACGCCGGCGTACATGCCGTTCCTCGATGTGCCGCTGCGGCACGGACGCCGTGTGATCGAGGTGCCCAGCGTCGAGGTCGACAGGCGCTGGACGATAGATCTCGAGGCGGTCGCGTCCGCGTTCGCCGACGGTGGTGAGCTGCTCGTGCTCTGCAACCCGCACAACCCGCTGGGGACGGTGGCGACCAGGGAAGAGCTGCTCGCGATCGCTCAGACGGTGGCGGATGCCGGCGGCCGGGTCTTCTCCGACGAGATCCACGCGCCGCTGGTGTACGAGCCTGCTCGGCACATCCCGTACGCGTCGGTGTCGGATGATGCCGCCGCGCACACGCTCACGGCGACTTCGGCGTCGAAGGCGTGGAACCTCGCCGGGTTCAAGTGCGCGCAGCTGATCCTGTCGAACGACGAGACCCGCCAGGCGTGGGATGCCGACGGCGGCTGGGCCGGTCACGGCACGGCGACGATCGGAGTGATCGCGCAGCTCGCCGCCTACACCGGCGGTGCGCAGTGGCTGGCCGAGATGACCGAGTACCTCGACGGCAGTCGCCGACTGCTCGCTGACCTGGTGGCCGAGCACCTTCCCGATGTGCGGGTCACGGTGCCCGAGGGCACGTACATCGCCCTGCTCGACTTCCGCGGCACCCGGCTCTCGGCCGAACTCGGCGCGGATGCCGACCTCGGCACGTGGTTCCGAGAGAACGCCGCGGTGTCGATGACAGATGGTGCGCTGTGCGGTCAGGCCGCGATCGGCTGCACGCGATTCGTGTTCGCCACCCCGCGCCCGATCATCCGCGAGGCCGTGCTGCGCATCGCCGAGGCGCTGAAGGCCTGA